Proteins encoded together in one Plasmodium cynomolgi strain B DNA, chromosome 9, whole genome shotgun sequence window:
- a CDS encoding replication factor C subunit 5 (putative) has translation MYRIFVFKDAEFLSEGAQAGLRRTLETYIRNARVILHLEHLSKIIEPLKSRCICIRVPLPTEEEILGVLKDISEKFFKTLINKHGRNLRKCIMALEMTVYSNSAKPHQSLSVASTYINELCDFAFVNPSQIKMKECVTKIQSLITCQIPVNFIFETIIKYLLRNNFDYKLKYYFLKLCAHFSFLSESSFDKSVSLIAFIVNANTAIIKYNLARK, from the exons ATGTACAGAATATTCGTTTTTAAAGATGCCGAGTTTTTAAGTGAAGGAGCTCAAGCAGGATTGAGAAGGACATTAGAGACGTACATAAGAAATGCTAGAGTTATTTTACACTTAGAACACTTGTCAAAAATTATTGAGCCTTTAAAGAGTAGGTGTATTTGTATCCGAGTTCCTCTCCCtacggaagaagaaattctGGGGGTCTTAAAAGATATTAGCGAAA aattttttaaaaccttgATTAATAAGCACGGTAGAAATTTGAGGAAATGTATTATGGCACTAGAAATGACAGTGTATTCAAATTCGGCCAAGCCACATCAATCCCTTTCGGTTGCTTCTACATACATAAATGAACTGTGCGATTTTGCTTTTGTAAATCCGTcccaaataaaaatgaaagaatgtGTAACGAAGATTCAGAGCTTAATAACGTGTCAAATTCCGGTCAACTTTATTTTCGAAACGATCATTAAGTATTTGTTACGGAATAATTTCGATTACAAACTCAAGTACTACTTCCTGAAGTTGTGCGCGCacttttccttcctctccgAGAGCTCCTTCGACAAAAGCGTCTCCCTCATCGCGTTCATCGTGAACGCCAACACCGCCATTATTAAGTACAACTTGGCGAGGAAGTAG
- a CDS encoding hypothetical protein (putative) yields the protein MKCSGKVGYFFNLKREYGEKRAATLLRTLEEEKTVQGAFITDFVKVDYFNLTKILLFMVRTNKVETSFDGLYVDGAYAHLLTHRGVAVSSQGEGQKGVIPSAGAERGEAECSAGGNPKEVNTVGGNSKEVSTVGVNTVEVNTEEANPRETQKERHPWGGENPSVKENPSGGTAPINPHPAENCEKIIIHNSEILNADDIMKQDGEVENINKAIYYLNPCSVLSAYFLDVQKNENVLDMCASPGGKSLVIANQLFGYDSSPVKRIKNMEYLKDGSIQITCSLDMVNYYATKRQGFFVANEFNRIRYERLKQVLSKQLPKDLLSSNNFHITNYNGLNMNSFLRFPKFHKILLDVPCSTDEHLMKKKKNLLNKWTDKVIKNNASIQFELLCNSFQLLHTNGTLVYSTCALSHHENDYVIEKFLKKYKKQVQIVDFVKEEYQKRFPRDDCDRFFSASFGGQSVGEDPTHDVTLSEGEHNCEQRGNEHIDRCSQHGNRPTGGDSVPSDGPSTHFLSFFEKTKYGYISLPDRSPFGILYICKIRKI from the coding sequence aTGAAATGCAGCGGAAAAGTAGGGTACTTCTTCAACCTGAAAAGGGAGTATGGAGAGAAGAGAGCGGCTACCCTGTTAAGGACcctggaggaggagaaaactgTACAAGGAGCATTCATAACCGATTTTGTAAAAGTAGATTATTTCAACTtgacaaaaattttgttattcatGGTTAGGACAAATAAGGTGGAAACAAGTTTCGATGGTTTGTATGTTGATGGGGCGTATGCACATTTGCTGACCCATCGGGGGGTAGCGGTCTCCTCCCAGGGGGAAGGTCAGAAAGGGGTTATCCCGTCCGCGGGCGCAgagaggggagaagcggaatGCTCCGCGGGGGGGAATCCCAAAGAGGTGAACACCGTAGGGGGGAATTCCAAAGAGGTGAGCACCGTAGGGGTCAATACCGTGGAGGTGAATACCGAAGAGGCCAATCCCAGGGAAACGCAAAAGGAAAGGCATCcatggggaggagaaaaccCAAGCGTGAAAGAAAACCCAAGCGGAGGGACCGCCCCGATTAACCCCCACCCAGCcgaaaattgcgaaaaaataataattcacAATTCAGAGATACTAAACGCAGATGATATAATGAAGCAGGATGGAGAGGtggaaaacataaataaagcGATTTACTACTTAAATCCCTGTTCTGTCCTgtcagcatattttttggatgTACAGAAGAACGAAAATGTGCTGGATATGTGTGCATCTCCTGGGGGTAAGTCCCTAGTCATCGCAAACCAGCTGTTCGGGTATGACTCCTCACCAGTAAAGAGAATTAAAAACATGGAATATCTAAAGGATGGAAGTATACAAATTACATGCTCGCTAGATATGGTGAATTATTATGCTACGAAAAGACAAGGATTCTTTGTAGCAAACGAATTTAATCGAATAAGGTACGAACGATTGAAACAAGTATTAAGTAAACAATTGCCAAAAGATCTACTTTCGTCGAATAATTTTCATATCACAAATTATAATGGACTAAATATGAACTCATTTTTAAGATTCCCAAAGTTCCACAAAATATTGCTAGATGTTCCTTGCTCCACTGATGAgcatttaatgaaaaaaaaaaaaaatttactcaaCAAGTGGACAGATaaggtgataaaaaataacgcaaGTATACAATTTGAGTTGTTATGTAACTCCTTTCAGCTTTTACACACAAATGGCACTCTTGTTTATTCGACCTGTGCTCTTTCTCACCATGAGAATGATTATGTgattgaaaaatttttaaaaaaatataaaaagcaaGTTCAAATTGTCGATTTTGTGAAGGAAGAATATCAGAAACGGTTCCCTAGGGATGATTGcgatcgttttttttccgcatcTTTTGGAGGGCAATCTGTTGGGGAGGACCCCACCCACGATGTGACACTGAGCGAGGGAGAACATAACTGTGAGCAGCGTGGAAATGAGCATATAGACCGGTGTAGCCAGCATGGGAATAGACCCACTGGGGGCGATAGCGTTCCCAGTGACGGCCCGAGCACCCACTTCCTATCCTTCTTCGAGAAGACCAAATATGGCTACATTTCCCTGCCGGATAGGTCACCCTTTGGaattttatacatttgtaagattcgaaaaatttga